Sequence from the Neptunomonas japonica JAMM 1380 genome:
GTTGCTATTATATGCCCCAACACCCTAAGTAGTGAAGCAATCCAAGGCTACACATCAATGTAAACAACCTATATTTTGCATATAAACCAAGACAAACCGCCACCCTAAAGAGATTTAGCCCTTACTAATCAAGTCATTGATATTACAGGCTGCTTAATGAATAATGACTCTTCGTTTATCTACTTTCAGCTTGGATCACGAACTCGGAATGCGAACTTTCCTGCTCTTCATATTAACCATTGCCTCATCTGTTCACGCAGACGTAAACACTTACCTCAACAAATACAGTATTTCCACTAATGAGACTGTCCGCTTAACCATAGAGTCGACTCAACAGGGACAGCCCCAAAGGCCTGACTTATCTGTATTAAATCAAGACTTTGATTTATTGGGCAGTAAGAAAATCACCATATCGAGCTTCCAAGGAAACACTCGCCAAGCCACTACACGCTGGCAAGTACTCTTGCGCCCTAATAAATCGGGCGAACTACAAATACCTGCACTTTCTATCAACGGAAAACAGAGTTCACCTATTATTTTATTAGTAACGGGTAGCGTAAATACACCTCCCGGTTCATCAATACCATCCCCGCAAGCAGCACGCGCCCCCATCTTTATTGAAACCTCTATTGACCATACTGAGGCCTACCAAGGTAGCCAATTAATATATACCGTCAAACTTTTCCATAAAGACCCTTTACATAAGAACGCCGCACTATCAGACCCATTCCTAAATCAAGCGCTAATTATTCCTGCTGATGATGTAAAACGCAGTGAAACATCAGTAAAGGGGCGACCTTACTTCCTTGAAGAAAGGCGTTACGTGATTTTTCCTGATGCCCCTGGTACTCACTTTATTGAAGCACCTCTTTTTTCAGGCACCTCTCAAACAGACCAGTACGTTGAAACACAAGGAGGTGAAATTGAAATTGCCATTCTTCCGCAAGCCAACAGTAACTCACAAGGTTACTGGCTACCGCTCTCCTCTCTTCAATTAGAAGAGAGCATTGATAAGGAAGCACCACTGGGGCCTGACTCCTCTTTAATTCGGACATTAACACTGACGGCCCGAGGCCTACCTGCTGCGCGCTTACCTTCTCTGTCAGTGCTAAAAAACGAACTCGCTGATAT
This genomic interval carries:
- a CDS encoding BatD family protein, which gives rise to MTLRLSTFSLDHELGMRTFLLFILTIASSVHADVNTYLNKYSISTNETVRLTIESTQQGQPQRPDLSVLNQDFDLLGSKKITISSFQGNTRQATTRWQVLLRPNKSGELQIPALSINGKQSSPIILLVTGSVNTPPGSSIPSPQAARAPIFIETSIDHTEAYQGSQLIYTVKLFHKDPLHKNAALSDPFLNQALIIPADDVKRSETSVKGRPYFLEERRYVIFPDAPGTHFIEAPLFSGTSQTDQYVETQGGEIEIAILPQANSNSQGYWLPLSSLQLEESIDKEAPLGPDSSLIRTLTLTARGLPAARLPSLSVLKNELADIELLSTELDESFDEEGLISKRTETLKITMKERGEITLPPIDIHWWDTYEDRSKIASLPPVILYVNAAKIQSAPQNTLSNTASLVKDEPTPTHSTTAPATTNIKDTGHIPLIAFLAGVSMMSSLGWLYSYSRLRKLRKHAQKKREAVNERQKEKKKHTHSLAEKNTFQALAMACQQNNVDISKLRLIEWAQHFWPETFIESSKDISQLAKNQTLDFLIIDLEQHLNSHEKSLWQGDLLLQAIETLRKRRQNGKA